The Streptomyces sp. NBC_00691 genome has a segment encoding these proteins:
- a CDS encoding DUF805 domain-containing protein produces MNWYLEVLKKYVVFSGRARRKEHWMFFLFNIVAVIVVAAVDLAIGTFPLLYPIYFVAVLLPHLGVTVRRLHDTGRSGWSVLFGLIPVVGGIILIVFLASEGEQQQNAYGPNPKAAVAY; encoded by the coding sequence GTGAACTGGTACCTCGAAGTTCTCAAGAAGTACGTGGTGTTCAGCGGGCGTGCGCGCCGCAAGGAACACTGGATGTTCTTCCTGTTCAACATCGTCGCGGTGATCGTCGTCGCGGCGGTCGATCTCGCGATCGGCACCTTCCCGCTGCTCTATCCGATCTACTTCGTCGCCGTGCTCCTGCCGCACCTGGGCGTGACCGTACGACGCCTGCACGACACCGGACGCTCCGGATGGTCGGTGCTTTTCGGCCTGATACCGGTGGTCGGCGGCATCATCCTGATCGTCTTCCTGGCTTCCGAAGGCGAGCAGCAGCAGAACGCCTACGGCCCGAACCCGAAGGCGGCCGTCGCCTACTGA
- a CDS encoding mycothione reductase encodes MDRHFDLVVIGSGSGNSIVDERFADWNVAFIEKGVSPLDSFGGTCLNVGCIPTKMFVHTADTARAPEHGAALGVDLVLRGADWPAVRDRIFGRIDSLTADGEQYRATGSDNVTLYRGTARFTGERRLTVDTPDGPVTITADQVVVAAGSRPSIPDVPGLDDDLGLHTSDTVMRLERLPRRMAVLGSGFVATEMAHVFSSLGVEITLVARGGTLLRSEDEDVARRFTKLARDRWDVRLDRKLTRARREGDTVLLDLDGPQGAQTLEADELLVATGRRPNSDLVDAAAGGLALHPDGRIVVDERQATSVPGVWALGDVSSPWQLKHVANHEARTVRHNLLNPDRPRASDHRHVPHAVFSAPKIAAVGMTEQEARASGRPYVTGTQDYSGIAYGWAMEDTTGFAKILADPATGRLIGAHIIGPEAPTLIQPLIQAMSFGLDARTMATGQYWIHPAMPEVIENALLGLPLD; translated from the coding sequence ATGGACCGTCATTTCGATCTCGTCGTCATCGGCTCCGGATCGGGCAATTCGATCGTCGACGAGCGGTTCGCCGACTGGAACGTCGCCTTCATCGAGAAGGGCGTCAGCCCGCTCGACAGCTTCGGCGGCACCTGCCTCAACGTCGGCTGCATCCCGACCAAGATGTTCGTGCACACCGCCGACACGGCCAGGGCTCCCGAACACGGCGCGGCACTGGGCGTCGACCTGGTCCTGCGTGGCGCGGACTGGCCCGCCGTACGCGACCGGATCTTCGGCCGCATCGACTCCCTCACGGCCGACGGCGAGCAGTACCGCGCGACCGGCAGCGACAACGTCACCCTCTACCGCGGCACGGCCCGCTTCACCGGCGAACGCCGTCTGACGGTGGACACCCCGGACGGGCCGGTCACGATCACCGCCGACCAGGTCGTCGTGGCGGCGGGCAGCCGCCCGAGCATCCCCGACGTCCCCGGCCTGGACGACGACCTCGGCCTCCACACCAGCGACACCGTCATGCGGCTGGAACGGCTCCCGCGCCGCATGGCCGTCCTGGGCTCGGGCTTCGTCGCCACCGAGATGGCCCACGTCTTCTCCTCCCTGGGAGTCGAGATCACCCTCGTCGCCCGCGGCGGCACACTGCTGCGGAGCGAGGACGAGGACGTCGCGCGCCGCTTCACGAAGCTCGCCCGGGACCGCTGGGACGTCCGCCTGGACCGCAAGCTGACGCGTGCCCGCAGGGAAGGGGACACCGTGCTCCTGGACCTCGACGGCCCGCAGGGCGCGCAGACGCTGGAAGCCGACGAGCTGCTGGTGGCCACCGGCCGCCGCCCCAACTCCGACCTCGTGGACGCCGCGGCGGGAGGCCTCGCGCTGCACCCGGACGGCCGGATCGTCGTCGACGAGCGGCAGGCGACCTCGGTGCCCGGAGTGTGGGCCCTCGGCGACGTCTCCTCCCCGTGGCAGCTCAAGCACGTCGCGAACCACGAGGCGCGCACCGTCCGGCACAACCTGCTGAACCCTGACCGGCCCCGAGCCTCCGATCACCGTCACGTCCCGCACGCGGTCTTCTCCGCCCCGAAGATCGCCGCGGTGGGCATGACCGAACAGGAGGCCCGGGCCTCCGGACGCCCCTACGTGACGGGGACACAGGACTACAGCGGCATCGCGTACGGCTGGGCCATGGAGGACACCACCGGTTTCGCGAAGATCCTGGCCGACCCGGCCACCGGGCGACTGATCGGCGCGCACATCATCGGCCCCGAAGCACCCACGTTGATCCAGCCGTTGATCCAGGCCATGTCCTTCGGGCTGGACGCCCGGACCATGGCCACGGGCCAGTACTGGATCCATCCGGCCATGCCCGAAGTGATCGAGAACGCCCTCCTGGGGCTCCCGCTCGACTGA
- a CDS encoding lysyl oxidase family protein: protein MTTTRTTRLRRPLLAGATAVAVMAVTAGFITATSERATAAASGPKLSLIAATDAVTLTSWKEEPGVYLDLGTYLTAEGTPLELKVTRKSYKDPVTISQTVYEGGKAKVKTLPVGTVKDFSGLPGFAEITVTDSTGRKVLGKSESFCPNNASGRVRPDAPATSKYPESCPTNAFTLGSVWGVEKGWAANTYGGSYTTPVKLPAGTYTAKVGVAKKYRDLFGIADKPATVKVTIVERSWEDGPGVAALRQDGEHAGHGGGHQAPSGHAGHGPGHGPTPAQVAAPDTSGGSPSYNVGHGPLKAAPPAVPWAVKKQQAARADMQTAAGDGTGRTDGSRQAPALSPQSKRPTGTPSVPNVPRPDLRSLPAYGITISDGGQNVPGKDYLAFSANVWNAGPAQLVVDGFRSPGKALMDAYQYFYDANGKQVGYTPTGTMEWDPRPGHVHWHFTDFASYRLLKADQKEAVRSGKEAFCLANTDAVDYTVKNANWHPFNTDLSTACGQENSISVREVLDVGSGDTYTQDLPGQSFDITDVPNGTYYIQVLANPAKRLKETNLDNNSALRKIVLGGTKGQRTVTVPAHDLVNAN from the coding sequence ATGACCACCACACGCACCACCCGGCTGCGGCGTCCGCTGCTCGCCGGTGCCACGGCCGTCGCCGTCATGGCCGTGACGGCCGGCTTCATCACCGCCACGTCGGAGCGGGCCACCGCCGCGGCGTCGGGGCCGAAGCTGAGCCTCATCGCGGCGACCGACGCGGTCACGCTCACCTCCTGGAAGGAGGAGCCGGGCGTCTATCTGGACCTGGGCACCTACCTGACGGCGGAGGGCACTCCGCTGGAGCTCAAGGTGACCCGGAAGTCCTACAAGGACCCGGTGACCATCAGCCAGACCGTGTACGAGGGCGGCAAGGCCAAGGTCAAGACGCTGCCCGTGGGCACCGTGAAGGACTTCTCCGGGCTGCCCGGCTTCGCCGAGATCACCGTCACCGACAGCACGGGCAGGAAGGTCCTCGGCAAGAGCGAGAGCTTCTGCCCGAACAACGCCAGCGGACGGGTCCGTCCCGACGCGCCGGCCACCTCGAAGTACCCGGAGAGCTGCCCCACCAACGCCTTCACCCTCGGCTCCGTCTGGGGCGTGGAGAAGGGATGGGCCGCCAACACCTACGGCGGTTCCTACACGACGCCGGTGAAGCTCCCCGCGGGCACGTACACGGCGAAGGTCGGGGTCGCGAAGAAGTACCGGGACCTCTTCGGCATCGCCGACAAGCCCGCCACGGTGAAGGTCACCATCGTGGAGCGCAGCTGGGAGGACGGTCCCGGGGTCGCGGCCCTCCGCCAGGACGGTGAGCACGCCGGACACGGCGGGGGCCACCAGGCCCCGAGCGGTCACGCCGGGCACGGGCCGGGCCACGGCCCCACGCCCGCCCAGGTCGCCGCACCGGACACCAGCGGTGGGAGCCCCTCGTACAACGTCGGCCACGGGCCGTTGAAGGCCGCGCCGCCCGCCGTCCCGTGGGCGGTGAAGAAGCAGCAGGCCGCGCGCGCCGACATGCAGACAGCTGCCGGTGACGGCACCGGCCGGACCGACGGCTCGCGCCAGGCCCCCGCCCTCTCGCCGCAGTCCAAGCGGCCCACCGGTACTCCCTCCGTCCCGAACGTTCCCAGGCCCGACCTGCGGTCGCTCCCGGCCTACGGCATCACCATCAGCGACGGCGGCCAGAACGTCCCCGGCAAGGACTACCTCGCCTTCAGCGCGAACGTCTGGAACGCCGGTCCGGCGCAGCTCGTCGTCGACGGCTTCCGGTCACCGGGCAAGGCACTGATGGACGCCTACCAGTACTTCTACGACGCCAACGGCAAGCAGGTCGGCTACACCCCGACCGGCACCATGGAATGGGACCCGCGCCCCGGCCACGTGCACTGGCACTTCACCGACTTCGCCAGCTACCGGCTGTTGAAGGCCGACCAGAAGGAAGCGGTGCGCAGCGGCAAGGAGGCCTTCTGCCTGGCCAACACCGACGCCGTCGACTACACGGTGAAGAACGCCAACTGGCACCCCTTCAACACCGACCTGTCGACCGCCTGCGGTCAGGAGAACTCCATCTCCGTCCGCGAGGTGCTGGACGTGGGCTCCGGCGACACCTACACCCAGGACCTGCCGGGCCAGTCCTTCGACATCACGGACGTGCCCAACGGCACCTACTACATCCAGGTACTGGCCAACCCGGCCAAGCGCCTCAAGGAGACGAACCTCGACAACAACAGCGCGCTGCGGAAGATCGTCCTCGGCGGCACGAAGGGACAGCGCACCGTGACCGTGCCGGCGCACGACCTGGTGAACGCGAACTGA
- a CDS encoding HutD/Ves family protein, with product MHHFDVETLTPGRWRNGGGATREIASRPVGTAGFGWRASVADIDRAGPFSVFPGVDRTLTLLAGEGVLLTCPGTFERLPARAGVPVEFSGDLTLSAELSGGACRVLNIMVRRGRWTARVRRVTSRIAPPSGHAGLLYVMHGRWQPGEDGQAMASGQGVWWSGDDDAPGESVSPLSPDAEALWADLTPTG from the coding sequence ATGCACCACTTCGATGTCGAGACTCTGACGCCGGGCCGCTGGCGCAACGGCGGTGGCGCAACGAGGGAGATCGCCTCCCGGCCGGTGGGCACCGCGGGGTTCGGGTGGCGTGCGAGTGTCGCTGACATCGACCGGGCCGGGCCGTTCTCCGTGTTTCCCGGGGTCGACCGAACGCTCACCCTGCTCGCGGGCGAGGGCGTCCTGCTGACCTGCCCCGGGACGTTCGAGCGGCTGCCGGCCCGCGCAGGCGTGCCGGTCGAGTTCTCCGGCGACCTCACGCTCTCGGCCGAACTCTCCGGCGGGGCCTGCCGGGTGCTCAACATCATGGTGCGGCGCGGACGGTGGACCGCTCGGGTGAGGCGGGTCACCAGCCGGATCGCGCCGCCCTCCGGGCACGCCGGACTGCTCTACGTCATGCACGGCCGGTGGCAGCCGGGCGAGGACGGGCAGGCGATGGCGTCCGGGCAGGGCGTGTGGTGGAGCGGGGACGACGACGCTCCGGGCGAGTCCGTCTCGCCGCTCTCCCCCGATGCCGAGGCGCTCTGGGCGGATCTCACCCCGACAGGCTGA
- a CDS encoding thioredoxin family protein gives MAKQVHQPREDAEFDFILRMSAVPVLAYFTGTWPKAIEPCRAMDLVMGGIADEYTGRVTTVRADITRCPAATERYGITGAASYVLLVDGEPVAQGTGPFTTDVRELLDGRL, from the coding sequence GTGGCGAAGCAGGTTCACCAGCCCCGTGAGGACGCGGAGTTCGACTTCATCCTCCGTATGAGCGCGGTCCCGGTCCTCGCGTACTTCACCGGGACATGGCCCAAGGCCATCGAGCCCTGCCGGGCGATGGACCTCGTCATGGGCGGCATCGCCGACGAGTACACGGGCCGTGTCACCACCGTCCGGGCCGACATCACCCGCTGCCCGGCGGCCACCGAGCGGTACGGGATCACAGGAGCCGCCTCCTACGTGCTGCTCGTGGACGGCGAACCGGTGGCACAGGGCACGGGGCCCTTCACCACCGACGTCCGGGAACTCCTCGACGGCCGTCTCTGA
- a CDS encoding fic family toxin-antitoxin system, toxin component produces MILTVDLSWLLDIAQQEIPGDPEIADWGSLEAARARHAFRVMDVPVYERPHHRAAALLEQLVRVPALEHSNELYGVVVAAAYLHACGYPVEVTAEEAIDLVERVSEGSVDVRQVAVVLKEWVR; encoded by the coding sequence GTGATTCTCACGGTCGATCTCTCCTGGTTGCTCGACATAGCCCAGCAGGAGATCCCCGGCGACCCGGAGATCGCCGACTGGGGCTCGCTCGAGGCGGCCCGTGCCCGCCACGCCTTCCGCGTCATGGACGTCCCGGTCTACGAACGCCCGCACCACCGGGCGGCCGCGCTGCTGGAACAGCTCGTCCGCGTTCCGGCCCTGGAACACTCCAACGAGCTGTACGGAGTGGTCGTCGCGGCTGCCTACCTCCACGCCTGTGGATATCCGGTCGAGGTGACGGCGGAAGAGGCGATCGACCTCGTCGAGCGGGTGTCCGAAGGCAGCGTCGACGTCCGGCAGGTTGCCGTGGTTCTCAAGGAATGGGTTCGCTGA
- a CDS encoding MFS transporter: MTSNTTTCHSPEVGLPTRSPLIGWLAVSSVMLGIFSIVTTEILPVGLLTTIGSGLAVSDGTAGLMITLPGLLAAVSAPVVTVVTADVDRRLMLCVFMLLLAMANLLAAAAPDYWMILVSRAVVGVVIGGFWSISAGLAERLVPAASVGRATSVIFSAVPLGSVLGVPAGTFIGDVAGWRAAFVVMGALAVGVLAMLLLVMPPLPPDRTARMSVLRGMFKSVHTRFALLLTFLAVLAHFGTYTYVAPFLEQVTHADSQLITVFLLVYGAAGIVGNFLGGAMVTRYPRATFGLAAGLIATVTLLLPILGHRQIGAVALLIVWGVAYGAVPVSSRTWFAKASPDAPEAASVLFTASFQMTISLGAVAGGVIVDRTSPSTLMTLGGLVALLTVVVAWAHFARRPTWPDDA, translated from the coding sequence ATGACCTCGAACACCACCACGTGTCACTCTCCCGAAGTCGGCCTGCCGACTCGGTCTCCCCTGATCGGATGGCTGGCCGTGAGTTCGGTCATGCTGGGAATCTTCTCGATCGTCACGACCGAGATCCTGCCGGTCGGCCTGCTCACCACGATCGGCTCCGGTCTGGCCGTCTCCGACGGGACGGCCGGGCTGATGATCACCTTGCCCGGACTTCTCGCGGCCGTCTCCGCACCCGTGGTCACCGTGGTGACCGCGGACGTGGACCGCCGTCTGATGCTGTGCGTGTTCATGCTCCTGCTGGCCATGGCGAACCTTCTGGCCGCTGCGGCACCCGACTACTGGATGATCCTGGTCTCCCGTGCCGTCGTCGGCGTCGTCATCGGAGGCTTCTGGTCGATCAGCGCCGGACTGGCCGAGCGCCTGGTACCTGCGGCGTCGGTCGGCCGCGCCACGTCGGTGATCTTCTCCGCAGTACCACTGGGCTCCGTGCTCGGTGTACCGGCCGGCACGTTCATCGGGGACGTGGCCGGCTGGCGCGCGGCTTTCGTCGTCATGGGTGCCCTCGCAGTCGGTGTACTGGCCATGCTGCTCCTGGTCATGCCGCCGCTGCCGCCCGACCGGACGGCCCGTATGAGTGTGCTGCGCGGCATGTTCAAGAGTGTCCATACGCGTTTTGCGCTGCTGCTGACATTTCTGGCCGTGCTGGCGCACTTCGGGACCTACACCTACGTCGCTCCGTTCCTGGAGCAGGTCACCCATGCCGACTCACAGCTGATCACCGTCTTCCTGTTGGTCTACGGTGCCGCAGGAATCGTCGGCAACTTCCTGGGCGGAGCGATGGTCACCCGCTACCCCCGAGCCACCTTCGGTCTCGCCGCCGGCCTGATCGCGACCGTCACCCTGCTGCTGCCGATCCTGGGGCACCGGCAGATCGGCGCCGTCGCCCTGTTGATCGTCTGGGGTGTCGCCTATGGCGCCGTCCCCGTCTCCTCCCGGACGTGGTTCGCCAAGGCAAGCCCCGACGCGCCCGAGGCGGCGTCGGTGCTCTTCACCGCTTCCTTCCAGATGACGATCTCGCTCGGCGCGGTGGCCGGTGGAGTCATCGTGGACCGGACCTCCCCGTCCACGCTCATGACGCTCGGCGGCCTTGTCGCCCTCCTGACGGTCGTGGTCGCGTGGGCACACTTCGCCCGCCGTCCGACATGGCCGGACGACGCCTGA
- a CDS encoding helix-turn-helix transcriptional regulator, whose amino-acid sequence MLAGHRSPLTDLYTGEAEALFLAGIPGAAADLGLGGNFVDAQLKLRASLQAPLRDHVDRLRTRFHIDAPGWYAEDTDAPFLPQVAGAVRAGRVLAVRYRRWKEPTDVERRIAPYGLVLKAGRWYLVAGPGPRTYRVDQILELQLTEEEFEIPEDFSLTAYWTDHQASFHARLHGGDALVRLSPDGAKRLTGAAARALAANGSPEPDGWTRATLPIESLTHAHDTFLALGAHIEVLEPVELRARIADTVARMAAHYGAVPPASTPSPPRTPA is encoded by the coding sequence TTGCTCGCCGGCCACCGCTCCCCGCTGACCGATCTGTACACCGGTGAGGCCGAGGCCCTCTTCCTGGCGGGGATCCCCGGCGCCGCCGCCGACCTCGGACTCGGCGGAAATTTCGTGGACGCCCAGCTCAAGCTGCGCGCCTCCCTGCAGGCGCCGCTGCGCGACCATGTCGACCGGCTGCGAACCCGGTTCCACATCGACGCGCCCGGCTGGTACGCGGAAGACACCGACGCCCCCTTCCTTCCCCAGGTCGCAGGGGCCGTCCGGGCCGGCCGGGTCCTCGCCGTCCGCTACCGCCGCTGGAAGGAGCCCACCGATGTCGAACGACGCATCGCACCGTACGGACTCGTCCTCAAGGCCGGCCGCTGGTATCTGGTCGCGGGGCCCGGGCCGCGTACGTACCGCGTCGACCAGATCCTCGAACTCCAGCTCACGGAGGAGGAGTTCGAGATCCCCGAGGACTTCTCCCTGACGGCCTACTGGACCGACCACCAAGCCTCCTTCCATGCCCGGCTTCACGGCGGCGACGCACTCGTCCGGCTCTCACCGGACGGGGCGAAACGCCTCACGGGCGCAGCCGCCCGGGCGCTCGCCGCGAACGGCTCCCCCGAGCCGGACGGCTGGACCCGCGCCACCCTCCCCATCGAGTCCCTCACTCACGCCCACGACACCTTTCTCGCTCTGGGCGCGCACATCGAGGTCCTGGAACCCGTCGAACTCCGCGCCAGGATCGCCGACACCGTCGCTCGCATGGCGGCCCACTACGGAGCGGTACCCCCGGCCTCGACCCCGTCTCCGCCGCGAACGCCGGCTTGA
- a CDS encoding 2'-5' RNA ligase family protein produces the protein MQRNGLYLAPVPDQPFRVLTESIAARWPEAPPYGGQFAEVVPHLTVAHGQPPRVLDKMEVELAPRLPVTATVSSVSLFVSDGRSWRHHTEFPLLGASDSTSLRPPGPSVHNRGLRGRL, from the coding sequence ATCCAGAGGAACGGACTCTATCTGGCGCCGGTCCCGGACCAGCCGTTTCGCGTGCTCACCGAGTCGATCGCCGCACGGTGGCCGGAGGCACCGCCCTACGGGGGACAGTTCGCCGAGGTCGTCCCGCACCTGACCGTCGCCCACGGGCAGCCGCCCCGAGTGCTGGACAAGATGGAGGTGGAGCTGGCCCCCCGGCTACCCGTCACCGCGACGGTCTCGTCGGTCAGCCTGTTCGTCAGTGACGGCCGCAGCTGGAGGCACCATACGGAGTTTCCGCTGCTCGGCGCATCGGACAGCACCTCACTCCGCCCGCCCGGCCCATCGGTCCACAACCGCGGGCTCCGCGGACGACTGTGA
- a CDS encoding VOC family protein, protein MATRLVQINMKAQDDSALGRFWAEALGWGVDSEGPGVTNLEPVGFAYPDAAAVCIDIVARPESKTVKNRVHLDLATISTAHQDELVARLKGLGATLADVGQGDVPWTVMADPEGNEFCVLEPRPIYQDIGPIAAVVVDCTDPRGMARFWGEAMDWTVHEATDEQATMRSAQGVGPYLEFIRTPDLKTVWNRVHLDVRPYPGGDLAAEEARLRALGARDPGIDQSEISWRILADPEGNEFCLLAPR, encoded by the coding sequence ATGGCGACAAGACTCGTGCAGATCAATATGAAGGCCCAGGACGACTCCGCGCTCGGCCGGTTCTGGGCGGAGGCACTGGGGTGGGGTGTCGACAGCGAGGGGCCCGGGGTGACCAACCTCGAGCCGGTGGGTTTCGCCTACCCGGATGCCGCTGCCGTCTGCATCGACATCGTCGCCCGCCCGGAATCGAAAACGGTGAAGAACCGGGTGCACCTTGATCTGGCCACCATCTCGACCGCTCATCAGGACGAGCTGGTCGCGCGGCTGAAGGGGCTCGGCGCGACGCTCGCCGACGTCGGGCAGGGCGACGTGCCCTGGACGGTCATGGCCGACCCGGAGGGCAACGAGTTCTGCGTTCTGGAGCCCCGTCCGATCTACCAGGACATCGGGCCGATCGCCGCGGTGGTGGTCGACTGCACCGACCCACGGGGAATGGCCCGGTTCTGGGGCGAGGCGATGGACTGGACGGTGCACGAGGCCACCGACGAACAGGCGACCATGCGCTCCGCCCAAGGCGTGGGCCCTTACCTGGAGTTCATCCGTACTCCCGACCTCAAGACCGTGTGGAACCGCGTGCATCTCGACGTCAGGCCCTACCCCGGGGGCGACCTGGCAGCAGAGGAAGCCCGCCTGCGCGCCCTGGGCGCCAGGGACCCTGGCATCGACCAGTCCGAGATCTCGTGGCGGATTCTGGCCGACCCGGAAGGCAACGAGTTCTGCCTCCTCGCCCCTCGCTGA
- a CDS encoding SMI1/KNR4 family protein: MTDQRWAGIRQRVEILSAAPTSSEVFGALGHQWVLEQPLSQDDLAELEAQMKVRLPEEFRTFLLSVGAGGAGPAYGVFPVRRVQGRWQWEGDGAELADLSRLAEPFPERGPDPQLLEELAAQCPEEEDFDEVEAFDEAYEAWDERWGAVMFDPERTVGAIVISHRGCALRDWLVITGEHRGTMWTDARADDADLAPLRTDDGTPVTFAHWYTDWLRHAERSTS, translated from the coding sequence ATGACTGATCAGCGATGGGCGGGCATCCGCCAACGGGTCGAGATTCTGAGTGCGGCCCCCACCAGCAGCGAGGTGTTCGGGGCCCTGGGGCACCAATGGGTGCTGGAGCAGCCGCTCAGCCAGGACGATCTCGCGGAGCTCGAGGCGCAGATGAAGGTGAGACTGCCGGAGGAGTTCCGCACGTTCCTCCTGTCCGTGGGAGCGGGTGGCGCCGGTCCCGCCTATGGCGTGTTCCCGGTGCGGCGCGTCCAAGGCCGCTGGCAGTGGGAAGGCGACGGCGCCGAACTGGCAGACCTGTCCCGCCTGGCCGAACCGTTTCCCGAGCGGGGACCGGACCCGCAGCTACTGGAGGAACTGGCGGCCCAGTGCCCTGAGGAAGAGGACTTCGACGAAGTCGAAGCGTTCGACGAGGCCTACGAGGCCTGGGACGAGCGCTGGGGCGCGGTCATGTTCGACCCCGAGCGCACCGTCGGTGCCATCGTCATCTCCCACCGTGGCTGCGCCCTGCGTGACTGGCTGGTGATCACCGGCGAGCATCGAGGCACGATGTGGACCGACGCCCGCGCGGACGACGCCGACCTCGCCCCCCTTCGCACCGACGACGGCACTCCGGTGACCTTCGCTCACTGGTACACCGACTGGCTGCGCCACGCCGAACGCTCGACGTCGTGA
- a CDS encoding suppressor of fused domain protein, protein MADNPRGCHDGGVSSDSLLAARVALRAHLQRHFPGQVIDELPGVDGPIEERVPGFRVFRIHPGRPGGWWVYVTSGCWAAAQEGGHGAEFFLAAPRDDWLNRESLTVNAYYHCGPDHQRLDVGHTVPIGRPWLDDSTCDHYLISLPYPYGPDFEVCAWDETAHARLLWLLPITKAEKDHRREHGLEALECLFDEREIDPVDPHRPSVV, encoded by the coding sequence GTGGCCGACAACCCGCGCGGCTGCCATGATGGGGGCGTGTCCTCCGATTCCTTGCTTGCCGCCCGGGTGGCCCTGCGAGCGCACCTGCAGCGGCATTTTCCCGGGCAGGTCATCGACGAGTTGCCGGGCGTCGATGGGCCCATCGAGGAGCGGGTACCCGGGTTCCGCGTGTTCCGGATCCATCCCGGTAGGCCGGGCGGGTGGTGGGTATACGTGACGTCGGGCTGCTGGGCCGCGGCCCAGGAGGGCGGGCACGGGGCGGAGTTCTTCCTCGCGGCCCCGCGGGACGACTGGCTGAATCGGGAAAGCCTCACCGTGAACGCGTACTACCACTGCGGCCCCGACCATCAGCGACTGGACGTCGGGCACACGGTTCCCATCGGCCGGCCGTGGCTCGACGACTCCACGTGCGACCACTACCTGATCAGCCTGCCGTACCCGTACGGCCCCGACTTCGAGGTCTGCGCCTGGGACGAAACGGCCCACGCCCGACTCCTGTGGCTGCTGCCGATCACCAAGGCGGAGAAGGATCACCGTCGCGAACACGGCCTTGAGGCCCTGGAGTGCCTGTTCGATGAGCGGGAGATCGACCCGGTCGACCCGCACCGCCCGTCCGTGGTCTAG
- a CDS encoding SGNH/GDSL hydrolase family protein yields the protein MARFRTHLALLGSAAALTAAAALPSQLVGAQPAFAAEDPQWVALGDSYTAGVIQAAGENFEFPRDGCERTERSYPQVVDRDLSGAFELTNVSCGAATINNVTDTAQNPIGRHLPPFSEDPDYPFPAVPPQSEAVGADTDVITVGVGGNTLGFADLINQCMRLGGESEEGAGTPCKDALAAGIPARLKNVRQDYDRMLTVLHERGPKAKILAVGYPTVIPKDTSKCGYGDPTKFYTITQGDLDWLRQDVLEPLNTTIENSTGTQEAASFVDLYTSSQNHSVCDDTKWVEGIFTSSGQPSFVHPNALGHRNAADHVEEAMLNAIDGS from the coding sequence GTGGCACGCTTCCGTACCCATCTCGCCCTGCTCGGGTCCGCCGCAGCCCTCACCGCCGCCGCCGCCCTTCCCTCCCAGCTCGTCGGAGCCCAGCCCGCCTTCGCGGCCGAGGATCCGCAGTGGGTCGCCCTGGGCGACTCCTACACCGCCGGAGTCATCCAGGCCGCGGGCGAAAACTTCGAATTCCCGCGTGACGGCTGCGAGCGCACCGAGCGGTCCTACCCCCAGGTCGTCGACCGGGACCTCTCCGGTGCCTTCGAGCTGACCAACGTCAGCTGCGGCGCCGCCACCATCAACAACGTCACCGACACGGCCCAGAATCCGATCGGCCGTCACCTGCCGCCGTTCTCCGAGGACCCGGACTACCCCTTCCCCGCGGTGCCTCCTCAGTCCGAGGCGGTGGGCGCCGACACCGACGTCATCACCGTCGGGGTGGGCGGAAACACCCTCGGCTTCGCCGACCTCATCAACCAGTGCATGAGGCTGGGCGGCGAAAGCGAGGAAGGTGCGGGCACCCCGTGCAAGGACGCCCTGGCCGCCGGCATCCCCGCCCGGCTGAAGAACGTGCGCCAGGACTACGACCGGATGCTCACCGTGCTCCACGAGCGCGGCCCGAAGGCGAAGATCCTGGCCGTCGGCTACCCCACGGTCATCCCCAAGGACACCTCCAAGTGCGGCTACGGCGACCCGACGAAGTTCTACACGATCACCCAGGGGGACCTTGACTGGCTGCGCCAGGACGTCCTGGAACCCCTCAACACGACCATCGAGAACTCGACCGGCACCCAGGAAGCCGCCAGCTTCGTCGACCTCTACACCTCCTCCCAGAACCACAGCGTCTGCGACGACACCAAGTGGGTCGAAGGCATCTTCACCTCCTCTGGCCAGCCGTCCTTCGTACACCCCAACGCCCTCGGCCACCGCAACGCCGCCGACCATGTCGAAGAAGCGATGCTGAACGCCATCGACGGGAGCTGA